One Thioclava electrotropha DNA segment encodes these proteins:
- a CDS encoding MFS transporter, translated as MPVTPKAPLAIVALATLLSLVVFTLPLTTLEAMTAALGLGPAQQAWIMSGMPLGAACGLLIAGAFGDTLGRRRTFVGGLWLTALASVAAALAPTGLFLIVARVVQGLGSAGIMACGLGLLGQIYEGEPRRRAAAIWAAGLGAGVALGPILAAALLPIGGWPAGHWAIALAATILALSASARLPESPRSPHRVDLTGGLLLMLGLGCLLSALTELRLGAFGVVGLLALGALAFLALFLRTERRAPNPILRLDLFAHAPFTGATLAAFASGAGVLALMSLVPTVLARGMGQTPLTAAFVLLAWSALTAIAALNAHRLPARWSSRQRVIGGIVGCVVGQALMLLATPAASWAILVPGLLIAGVSNGVLNAALGHEAVQSVPPERAAMGSAANNTARYLGSALGIALISILIAGRDGERFFAGWHEAVVMSTLFSGLAVFAMLGLARERGSLGAR; from the coding sequence ATGCCCGTTACCCCCAAAGCCCCGCTCGCCATCGTGGCGCTTGCGACACTCCTGTCCCTCGTCGTTTTCACCCTGCCGCTGACCACGCTCGAGGCGATGACCGCCGCGCTCGGGCTTGGCCCGGCGCAGCAGGCTTGGATCATGTCGGGGATGCCATTGGGAGCCGCCTGCGGGCTTCTGATCGCCGGGGCCTTCGGGGACACGCTGGGGCGGCGGCGGACCTTCGTGGGCGGGCTGTGGCTTACCGCGCTCGCTTCTGTTGCCGCCGCGCTCGCGCCGACCGGTCTGTTCCTGATCGTCGCGCGTGTCGTGCAGGGACTTGGCAGCGCCGGGATCATGGCCTGCGGCCTCGGGCTTCTGGGCCAGATCTACGAGGGCGAGCCGCGCCGCCGTGCCGCCGCGATCTGGGCCGCGGGCCTTGGCGCGGGCGTGGCGCTGGGGCCGATCCTCGCCGCGGCGCTGCTGCCGATTGGCGGATGGCCCGCAGGGCATTGGGCGATCGCGCTCGCTGCGACCATCCTAGCGCTGAGCGCCTCGGCCCGCCTGCCCGAGAGCCCGCGCAGCCCGCATCGGGTCGACCTCACGGGCGGCCTGCTTCTGATGCTCGGCCTCGGCTGCCTGCTCTCGGCGCTCACCGAGTTGCGGTTGGGAGCTTTCGGCGTGGTGGGCTTGCTCGCATTGGGCGCGCTGGCCTTTCTGGCTCTCTTTTTGCGCACCGAACGCCGGGCTCCGAACCCGATCCTGCGGCTCGATCTCTTTGCCCATGCGCCCTTCACCGGCGCGACACTCGCGGCTTTCGCCTCGGGCGCGGGCGTGCTTGCGCTGATGTCTCTGGTGCCAACCGTGCTGGCGCGCGGCATGGGGCAGACGCCACTTACGGCCGCTTTCGTTCTCCTCGCATGGTCGGCGTTGACCGCGATCGCCGCGCTCAACGCGCATCGCTTGCCCGCACGCTGGAGCTCGCGCCAGCGCGTGATCGGCGGGATCGTCGGCTGCGTGGTCGGGCAGGCCCTGATGCTGCTTGCGACGCCTGCGGCGAGTTGGGCGATCCTCGTGCCGGGGCTGCTGATTGCCGGGGTCTCGAACGGTGTCCTGAACGCCGCGCTGGGGCATGAGGCGGTGCAATCCGTCCCGCCCGAGCGCGCCGCGATGGGGTCGGCCGCCAACAATACCGCGCGCTACCTCGGCTCCGCCCTCGGGATCGCCTTGATCTCGATCCTGATTGCCGGACGCGATGGCGAGCGCTTCTTCGCGGGCTGGCACGAGGCCGTGGTGATGAGCACCTTGTTCAGCGGACTGGCAGTGTTCGCGATGCTCGGTCTCGCACGCGAGCGCGGTTCCCTCGGTGCGCGATGA